A genomic window from Methanobrevibacter sp. TLL-48-HuF1 includes:
- the glyA gene encoding serine hydroxymethyltransferase, translating to MTDYQNEVLEFERIMKEHTNYMRNSINLIASENITSSDVTEAVASDLAHRYAEGQSHERLYEGCQYIDEIEDRVIDLSKKLFNVDYANVQPISGVTANLAAFFGYSNYGDKLMALDVPYGGHISHAKVSAAGIAGLKTISQPFDKEVMNIDIDAMNKKILEEKPKIVLFGGSLFLFPHPVKEAREAADEVGAKIMYDAAHVLGLIAGGQFQQPIAEGADLMMGSTHKSFPGPQGGIILSHKENKEVIDNAVFPGVVSNHHLHHLAGLGIASAEMLEFGQDYAKQIVKNSKALAQSLYERGFDVLCEELGFTESHQLAINVSNIRSASDIARDLANNDVILNKNLLPGDDVNDSDNPSGLRIGTQEITRRGLKEKEMDEVAEFIKRVAVDKENIKDEVREFMDQYTTVHYSFSQNEGYRFHKL from the coding sequence ATGACTGATTATCAAAACGAAGTTTTAGAATTTGAAAGAATCATGAAAGAACACACTAATTATATGAGAAACAGTATAAATCTCATTGCTAGTGAAAATATTACAAGTTCAGATGTAACTGAGGCTGTAGCTTCTGATTTAGCTCATAGATATGCAGAAGGACAATCTCATGAAAGATTATATGAAGGATGTCAGTATATTGATGAAATAGAAGATCGTGTTATTGACTTATCTAAAAAATTATTCAATGTTGACTATGCAAATGTTCAGCCTATTTCTGGAGTAACAGCTAATTTAGCAGCATTTTTCGGTTATTCTAATTATGGTGACAAATTAATGGCATTAGATGTTCCTTATGGAGGACACATTAGCCATGCTAAAGTTAGTGCAGCAGGAATTGCTGGTTTAAAAACTATAAGTCAGCCTTTTGACAAAGAAGTTATGAACATTGACATTGATGCAATGAATAAAAAAATCCTCGAAGAAAAACCAAAAATAGTTCTTTTCGGAGGAAGTTTATTCTTATTCCCTCATCCTGTAAAAGAAGCTCGTGAAGCAGCTGATGAAGTTGGAGCAAAAATCATGTATGATGCAGCGCATGTTTTGGGACTTATTGCTGGTGGTCAATTCCAACAACCAATAGCGGAAGGAGCAGATTTAATGATGGGAAGTACTCACAAATCATTCCCTGGTCCACAAGGAGGAATTATTCTTTCTCATAAAGAAAACAAGGAAGTTATTGACAATGCAGTATTTCCGGGTGTTGTAAGTAATCACCATCTCCACCATTTAGCTGGTTTAGGAATTGCTTCTGCAGAAATGTTGGAATTTGGACAAGACTATGCTAAACAGATTGTTAAAAATTCCAAAGCATTAGCTCAAAGCTTATATGAGCGTGGATTTGATGTATTATGTGAAGAATTAGGATTTACAGAATCTCACCAATTAGCTATTAATGTTTCAAATATTAGAAGTGCTAGTGATATTGCACGTGATTTAGCTAATAATGATGTTATTTTAAACAAAAACCTTCTTCCTGGCGATGATGTAAATGATAGTGATAATCCTTCCGGTTTAAGAATAGGAACTCAGGAAATCACCAGAAGAGGATTAAAAGAAAAAGAAATGGATGAAGTAGCTGAATTCATTAAAAGAGTTGCTGTTGATAAAGAAAACATTAAAGACGAAGTACGTGAATTCATGGATCAGTACACTACTGTTCACTATTCATTCTCACAAAACGAAGGTTACAGGTTCCATAAACTTTAG